One Cuculus canorus isolate bCucCan1 chromosome 1, bCucCan1.pri, whole genome shotgun sequence DNA segment encodes these proteins:
- the DYRK1A gene encoding LOW QUALITY PROTEIN: dual specificity tyrosine-phosphorylation-regulated kinase 1A (The sequence of the model RefSeq protein was modified relative to this genomic sequence to represent the inferred CDS: deleted 1 base in 1 codon) — protein sequence MHTGGETSACKPSSVRLAPSFSFHAAGLQMAGQMSHSHQQYSDRRQQNINDQQVSALSYADQIQQPLTLTNQRRMPQTFRDPATAPLRKLSVDLIKTYKHINEVYYAKKKRRHQQGQGDDSSHKKERKVYNDGYDDDNYDYIVKNGEKWMDRYEIDSLIGKGSFGQVVKAYDRVEQEWVAIKIIKNKKAFLNQAQIEVRLLELMNKHDTEMKYYIVHLKRHFMFRNHLCLVFEMLSYNLYDLLRNTNFRGVSLNLTRKFAQQMCTALLFLATPELSIIHCDLKPENILLCNPKRSAIKIVDFGSSCQLGQRIYQYIQSRFYRSPEVLLGMPYDLAIDMWSLGCILVEMHTGEPLFSGANEVDQMNKIVEVLGIPPTHILDQAPKARKFFEKLPDGAWNLKKTKDGKREYKPPGTRKLHNILGVETGGPGGRRAGESGHTVADYLKFKDLILRMLDYDPKTRIQPYYALQHSFFKKTADEGTNTSNSVSTSPAMEQSQSSGTTSSTSSSSGGSSGTSNSGRARSDPTHQHRHSGGHFTAAVQAMDCETHSPQVRQQFPPPIGWTATEAPTQVTVENHPVQETTFHVTPQQQNALHHHHGNSSHHHHHHHHHHHHHGQQALGSRTRPRVYNSPTNSSSTQDSMEVGHSHHSMTSLSSSTTSSSTSSSSTGNQGNQAYQNRPVAANTLDFGQNGAMDMNLTVYSNPRQETGIAGHPTYQFSANTGPAHYMTEGHLAMRQGIDREESPMTGVCVQQSPVASS from the exons AGGCGGATGCCCCAAACTTTCCGTGATCCAGCCACTGCTCCTTTGAGGAAACTCTCCGTAGATTTGATCAAAACATACAAGCATATTAACGAG GTTtactatgca aaaaaaaaacggcGGCATCAGCAGGGCCAAGGAGATGATTCCAGTCACAAAAAGGAGCGAAAAGTTTACAATGATGGCTATGATGATGACAACTATGACTATATTGTAAAAAATGGGGAGAAGTGGATGGATCGCTATGAAATTGACTCTTTAATAGGCAAAGGATCCTTTGGACAG GTTGTAAAGGCTTACGATCGAGTGGAACAGGAGTGGGTGGctatcaaaataataaaaaacaagaaGGCTTTCTTAAACCAAGCACAGATTGAAGTGCGACTGCTTGAGCTTATGAACAAACATGACACTGAGATGAAGTACTATATAG tgcatttgAAGCGCCACTTCATGTTCCGAAACCATCTCTGCTTAGTGTTTGAAATGCTGTCCTACAATCTGTATGATCTCTTGCGGAACACCAACTTCAGAGGTGTCTCATTGAACCTGACACGAAAATTTGCACAGCAAATGTGCACTGCACTGCTTTTTCTGGCAACTCCTGAACTTAGTATCATTCACTGTGACCTAAAACCTGAGAATATCCTGCTCTGCAACCCTAAACGAAGTGCTATCAAGATTGTTGACTTTGGCAGTTCGTGTCAACTTGGACAGAGG atatacCAATATATCCAGAGTCGTTTTTATCGATCACCAGAGGTGCTACTGGGAATGCCTTATGATCTTGCAATTGATATGTGGTCCCTTGGGTGTATTTTAGTTGAGATGCACACTGGAGAGCCTCTTTTCAGTGGGGCAAATGAG GTGGATCAAATGAATAAAATAGTGGAAGTTTTGGGGATTCCACCTACCCACATCCTTGACCAAGCACCAAAAGCAAGAAAGTTCTTTGAGAAGTTGCCAGATGGCGCTTGGAACTTGAAGAAGACCAAAGATGGAAAAAGG GAATACAAACCACCCGGAACTCGTAAACTTCACAATATACTAGGAGTTGAAACAGGAGGACCAGGTGGACGTCGTGCTGGGGAATCGGGTCATACTGTAGCTGACTACTTGAAGTTCAAAGACCTCATCTTAAGGATGCTTGATTATGACCCTAAGACACGAATTCAACCTTATTATGCCCTACAGCATagtttctttaagaaaacagcagatGAAGGTACAAACACAAGTAACAGCGTGTCAACGAGTCCTGCCATGGAGCAGTCTCAGTCTTCAGGAACCACCTCTAGTACATCTTCAAGCTCAG GTGGATCTTCTGGAACAAGCAACAGTGGAAGGGCACGGTCAGACCCCACACACCAGCATCGACATAGTGGTGGACActtcactgctgctgttcaaGCTATGGACTGTGAAACACACAGCCCACAG GTTCGACAACAGTTTCCTCCTCCTATTGGTTGGACAGCCACTGAAGCTCCTACACAGGTCACTGTTGAAAACCATCCAGTTCAGGAAACCACCTTCCATGTAACCCCTCAACAACAGAATGCATTACATCATCATCACGGAAATAGctctcaccaccaccaccaccatcaccaccaccaccaccatcatgGACAGCAAGCTTTGGGTAGCCGGACCAGGCCAAGAGTCTACAATTCTCCAACAAACAGCTCCTCCACCCAGGATTCTATGGAGGTGGGCCACAGTCACCACTCCATGACATCCCTGTCTTCCTCAACTACTTCTTCCTCTACATCTTCCTCCTCTACTGGTAACCAAGGCAATCAGGCCTATCAGAACCGCCCAGTGGCTGCTAATACCTTGGACTTTGGACAAAATGGAGCTATGGACATGAATTTAACAGTCTACTCTAATCCGCGCCAAGAAACTGGCATAGCTGGACATCCAACGTACCAGTTTTCTGCTAATACAGGTCCTGCTCATTACATGACTGAAGGACACCTTGCAATGAGGCAAGGAATTGATAGAGAAGAGTCTCCCATGACAGGAGTTTGTGTTCAGCAAAGTCCTGTGGCTAGCTCGTGA